A section of the Primulina eburnea isolate SZY01 chromosome 1, ASM2296580v1, whole genome shotgun sequence genome encodes:
- the LOC140804221 gene encoding uncharacterized protein, giving the protein MDLDYSLREDRPALLTISRTTDQKGSLEKSERSNRMSLMIMKHSISDTIRGVIPEENDGKKFLTQIAYRFTANEKVETSTILNKLVLMWYKEKGNIREYIMEMSNLVTRLKAFKLELSEDIVVHLVLISLSAQFNPFKISYNTQKEKWTLNELIAQCVQEEERLKQDMIESAHLASNYQELGHVKKDCPKYANWRAKKGLPKEPVAN; this is encoded by the exons ATGGATTTGGACTATTCGCTAAGAGAAGATCGCCCCGCACTTTTGACCATTTCAAGAACTACTGATCAAAAAGGATCTTTGGAAAAGTCGGAGCGATCAAATCGCATGAGTCTGATGATTATGAAACATTCTATTTCAGATACTATAAGGGGTGTGATTCCTGAAGAAAATGATGGCAAAAAGTTCCTTACTCAAATAGCATATCGTTTCACTGCAAACGAAAAGGTCGAGACAAGTACTATTCTGAATAAACTTGTCTTAATGTGGTACAAAGAGAAAGGGAACATAAGGGAGTACATAATGGAAATGTCAAATCTTGTGACTCGACTAAAAGCATTCAAGTTGGAATTGTCGGAAGACATAGTCGTGCATTTAGTCTTGATCTCTCTGTCTGCGCAATTTAATCCATTCAAAATAAGTTATAATACCCAGAAAGAAAAGTGGACTTTGAATGAGCTTATTGCGCAGTGCGTTCAGGAGGAGGAGAGATTGAAACAAGATATGATTGAAAGTGCTCACTTGGCATCTAACTATCAAG AACTGGGGCATGTGAAGAAGGATTGTCCCAAATACGCCAATTGGCGTGCAAAGAAAGGGTTGCCTAAAGAGCCGGTTGCCAACTGA